In Leptodesmis sichuanensis A121, the following are encoded in one genomic region:
- a CDS encoding ATP-binding protein has product MEFWDDLMDDSSGQQTIKELEKANRILQKKLQQMERTLLQLEGANARKESMLEQVIAELKESEERFRLVVEQTRQLIYDYDAASEQIRWEGAIQEITGFSPLEFKKINVSTWLDQIHPNDRTIAAQVFEQARHQGEHYHVEYRFRRADDSYIPLEDYGVCLSQGNSYRLVGAINDISELKQAQAQLVQQEKMSSLGQLVAGIAHEINNPVSFIYGNLNPARNYIQDLLRLIHLYEEHHPNPDPAIQAEMVAIDLDFLKTDLPRLLASMEMGATRIKDIVLSLRTFSRLDEADFKSVNIHEGLDSTLVILDHRLKAQPDRDAIQVIKSYGNLPKIACYPGQLNQVFMNILVNAIDALEELNPPQPIIHIRTVQVCDRQIAVHIADNGPGIPDTIQKSLFDPFFTTKTVGKGTGLGLAIARQIVEEKHGGTISVTSKVGEGTEFRLTLPLL; this is encoded by the coding sequence ATGGAATTTTGGGATGACTTGATGGATGATAGCAGTGGCCAACAGACGATTAAAGAACTGGAAAAAGCCAACCGCATTCTTCAGAAAAAGTTGCAACAAATGGAACGAACATTGTTGCAACTGGAAGGGGCTAATGCTCGCAAAGAATCGATGCTGGAACAGGTGATTGCAGAGCTAAAGGAGAGTGAAGAACGGTTTCGCTTAGTCGTGGAACAGACGAGACAATTGATTTACGACTATGATGCGGCATCGGAGCAAATTCGCTGGGAAGGAGCAATTCAGGAGATTACAGGTTTCTCGCCACTGGAGTTCAAAAAAATCAATGTCTCAACCTGGCTCGATCAGATACACCCTAACGATCGCACTATCGCTGCCCAAGTTTTTGAGCAGGCCCGGCACCAGGGAGAGCATTACCATGTGGAATATCGCTTTCGACGAGCTGATGATAGCTATATCCCATTGGAAGATTACGGTGTTTGCCTTTCCCAGGGAAATTCTTATCGCCTGGTGGGTGCCATTAATGATATCAGTGAATTGAAGCAGGCCCAGGCCCAATTGGTACAACAGGAGAAGATGTCCTCATTGGGACAACTTGTGGCAGGAATTGCTCATGAAATTAACAATCCTGTCAGTTTTATCTACGGCAATCTCAACCCAGCTAGAAATTATATCCAAGATTTGCTGAGACTGATTCATCTCTATGAAGAGCATCATCCTAATCCAGATCCTGCCATTCAAGCAGAAATGGTCGCGATCGATCTCGATTTCCTCAAAACTGATTTACCCCGGTTACTGGCATCAATGGAAATGGGTGCAACCCGAATCAAGGATATTGTGCTGTCTTTACGCACCTTTTCGCGTCTGGATGAAGCAGATTTTAAATCAGTAAATATTCACGAAGGTCTCGATAGCACGTTAGTGATTCTTGATCACCGTTTGAAAGCGCAACCTGACCGTGATGCCATTCAAGTAATCAAAAGCTATGGTAACTTACCTAAAATCGCGTGTTATCCAGGACAACTCAATCAAGTCTTCATGAATATTCTGGTAAATGCGATCGATGCTCTGGAAGAACTCAACCCGCCTCAGCCTATAATTCATATTCGCACTGTGCAAGTGTGCGATCGCCAAATTGCAGTTCATATTGCTGATAATGGTCCTGGCATTCCAGACACCATTCAGAAATCATTGTTTGATCCATTTTTCACTACTAAAACTGTTGGCAAAGGAACGGGATTGGGATTAGCGATCGCTCGTCAAATTGTTGAAGAGAAACATGGTGGGACGATCTCAGTCACGTCTAAAGTGGGTGAGGGAACAGAGTTCAGGTTGACATTGCCACTTCTCTGA